In Leptospira harrisiae, one genomic interval encodes:
- a CDS encoding AMP-binding protein, translating into MEQVVHDDEKIKFWMSLVDRISWITKPTITYGKSADGLNHWFPDGVLNTSYLALDHHVNSGRGDEIAIIYDSPVTKTKSKTSYRELLDSVEKMAFTLDSLGVKKGDTVVIYMPMIPEALVSMLACARIGAVHSVVFGGFAPHELAVRLDDCRPKIVITSSYGIEVSKTIPYKPLLDEAMHLSSHKPDYVILKSRPNLEVIMHTGRDFDWDELMETAGKKKSVPVSSGDPLYILYTSGTTGKPKGVVRDNGGHAIAMHYSMEVIYDMKPGDVFFAASDVGWVVGHSYIVYAPLIYGCATVLYEGKPVRTPDAGAFYRIIQEYKVKTLFCAPTAFRAIRKEDPEGKELSKYNINSLKYLFLAGERTDPVTYDWACELLKVPVVDHWWQTETGWAIAANMMGDSPIPTKAGSATKPVKGFDVRILDEEGHELIQGEKGNIVIKLPLPPGCLPTLWNDHTNFESSYLAHYPGYYLTGDGGYFDEDGYLFILGRIDDVINVAGHRLSTGEMEEIVAENTSIAESAVIGIADEIKGQVPLAIVVCKDGITIDQKSIESDITHRIREKIGAIASLKAVVFVKRLPKTRSGKILRKTMRKMLDGETYSIPSTIDDPSILDEVMDVVRIKFSK; encoded by the coding sequence ATGGAACAAGTGGTTCACGATGATGAAAAAATAAAGTTTTGGATGTCTCTTGTTGATCGGATTTCTTGGATTACAAAACCGACAATTACATATGGTAAGAGTGCAGATGGACTAAACCACTGGTTCCCCGATGGTGTTTTAAACACATCCTATTTAGCTTTGGACCATCATGTGAATTCAGGTAGGGGAGATGAGATTGCCATAATTTATGATTCACCTGTAACTAAAACAAAATCAAAAACATCATACCGTGAACTTTTAGACTCCGTAGAAAAAATGGCATTCACATTGGATTCGTTAGGTGTGAAAAAAGGTGATACAGTTGTAATATATATGCCGATGATTCCGGAAGCCTTAGTTTCCATGTTAGCCTGCGCAAGAATAGGTGCTGTTCATTCGGTTGTTTTTGGAGGATTTGCCCCTCATGAATTAGCAGTTCGGCTCGATGACTGTCGTCCCAAAATAGTGATTACTTCTTCCTATGGTATAGAGGTTTCAAAAACTATTCCTTATAAACCTTTGTTAGATGAAGCTATGCATCTTTCCTCTCATAAACCAGATTACGTGATTCTCAAATCAAGGCCAAACCTAGAGGTGATCATGCACACAGGAAGAGACTTTGATTGGGATGAATTGATGGAAACTGCTGGCAAAAAGAAATCGGTTCCGGTCTCCTCGGGTGATCCATTGTATATCCTTTATACTTCAGGAACTACGGGAAAACCAAAAGGAGTTGTAAGAGATAACGGAGGTCATGCGATCGCTATGCATTATTCCATGGAAGTCATCTATGATATGAAACCTGGAGATGTATTTTTTGCTGCCTCTGACGTAGGTTGGGTTGTTGGACATTCCTATATTGTTTATGCACCACTGATTTACGGATGTGCAACAGTATTGTATGAGGGAAAACCAGTGCGTACACCTGATGCAGGTGCGTTTTATCGTATCATCCAAGAATATAAAGTTAAAACGTTGTTTTGTGCACCTACAGCTTTCCGTGCGATTCGAAAAGAAGATCCTGAAGGTAAGGAACTTTCTAAATACAATATTAATTCGCTTAAATATTTGTTTTTGGCAGGAGAACGAACGGATCCTGTGACTTATGATTGGGCATGTGAACTATTAAAAGTTCCTGTAGTAGACCATTGGTGGCAAACCGAAACTGGTTGGGCGATTGCAGCAAATATGATGGGAGATTCTCCCATTCCAACAAAGGCTGGTTCGGCGACAAAACCGGTCAAAGGTTTTGATGTGCGTATTCTGGATGAAGAAGGCCATGAATTAATACAAGGTGAAAAGGGAAACATTGTAATCAAACTACCTTTGCCACCAGGTTGTTTACCAACACTATGGAATGATCATACTAATTTTGAATCTTCTTATTTAGCTCATTACCCAGGTTACTATCTTACTGGTGATGGTGGTTACTTTGATGAGGATGGTTATCTTTTTATTCTAGGACGTATTGACGATGTGATCAATGTGGCAGGTCATAGGCTTTCCACAGGTGAGATGGAAGAAATTGTCGCGGAAAATACATCGATAGCAGAATCTGCTGTGATTGGAATTGCGGATGAGATCAAAGGACAGGTTCCTTTAGCAATAGTTGTCTGTAAAGATGGGATTACCATAGACCAAAAATCAATCGAATCAGATATCACACATAGAATCCGAGAAAAAATTGGTGCCATTGCTTCTTTGAAAGCGGTTGTGTTTGTAAAAAGACTACCAAAAACTCGGTCAGGCAAAATCCTACGTAAAACAATGCGTAAAATGCTCGATGGCGAAACTTATTCCATTCCTTCCACCATTGATGATCCTTCAATTTTAGATGAGGTGATGGATGTTGTTAGGATTAAGTTTTCTAAATAG
- a CDS encoding chemotaxis protein CheD, translating into MKQKVYLNIGEAYFTSGMYEIRTILGSCVSVCLFHEKTKHSAINHILLPGSVDKLEEKQSLRYGITSMELLINEFVKLNIPRNKLKAKIFGGTQSMKLITNNAGPKNIMFVKDFLQTERIPIISEDTGGELYRKLVFHTDNYDVFITKLQPNLSTEIQTQERHFETKVRERMVKKTSVFTF; encoded by the coding sequence ATGAAGCAGAAAGTCTATTTGAATATTGGTGAAGCTTATTTTACTTCTGGAATGTATGAAATTCGCACCATTTTGGGTTCTTGTGTGTCAGTTTGTTTATTTCATGAAAAGACAAAGCATAGTGCCATCAATCATATCCTTTTGCCCGGAAGTGTTGATAAATTAGAAGAAAAACAAAGTTTACGTTACGGAATTACTTCCATGGAATTGTTGATTAACGAATTCGTAAAATTGAATATTCCAAGAAATAAATTGAAGGCAAAAATATTTGGTGGCACTCAATCAATGAAGCTCATAACAAATAATGCTGGTCCAAAGAATATAATGTTTGTTAAAGACTTTTTGCAAACGGAAAGAATTCCAATCATTAGTGAAGACACTGGTGGTGAATTGTATCGAAAACTTGTTTTCCATACAGATAATTATGATGTTTTTATTACGAAACTACAACCAAACCTGTCTACTGAAATTCAAACGCAAGAACGCCATTTTGAAACAAAGGTTCGTGAAAGAATGGTAAAAAAAACTTCTGTATTTACTTTTTAA
- a CDS encoding response regulator translates to MSKKILLCDDAPTALKLMEMVLGDEGYEIFKAENAEQAMKSLEINGPFDGCVFDVNMPGKNGIELSRDFLAHPKGIGANILIVSTESSDHLRQAGKDAGVKAWIVKPFDDEDLIEVLKRIIG, encoded by the coding sequence ATGTCAAAAAAAATATTACTATGTGATGATGCACCAACTGCACTGAAACTCATGGAAATGGTGCTTGGAGATGAAGGTTACGAAATCTTCAAAGCAGAAAATGCAGAACAAGCTATGAAAAGTCTAGAAATCAATGGACCTTTCGATGGTTGTGTATTTGACGTCAATATGCCAGGTAAAAATGGGATTGAGTTGTCTCGTGATTTTTTGGCCCATCCCAAAGGAATCGGTGCAAACATTTTAATCGTATCTACTGAATCAAGTGACCATCTGCGTCAGGCCGGTAAAGATGCAGGAGTAAAAGCTTGGATTGTAAAACCATTTGATGATGAAGACTTAATTGAAGTGTTAAAACGAATTATTGGCTAA
- a CDS encoding WG repeat-containing protein produces the protein MKLIFIFLLSVIPLLAQTNRPIAFEENGLYGFKNKFGNVIIKPQYQHAMDFTKELVGFVVNENRWYCINTQNKILLEVFPYDNGPDYFSENFARYVEDKKFGFFDSKCKKIITANYDFVFPFESGLSIVCNSCESKSDGEHSRIVGGKYGAINTKGVIVIPIEWDSIDSFDFKKKIANVTNNKTKSKIKFK, from the coding sequence ATGAAACTAATTTTTATTTTTCTCTTATCTGTGATTCCACTCTTAGCACAGACCAATCGACCTATCGCATTTGAAGAAAACGGGCTGTATGGTTTTAAAAATAAATTTGGGAATGTTATCATCAAACCTCAATACCAACATGCGATGGACTTTACCAAAGAATTGGTTGGATTTGTTGTGAACGAAAATCGTTGGTATTGTATCAATACTCAAAACAAAATTCTTTTAGAAGTGTTTCCGTATGATAACGGTCCTGATTATTTTTCAGAAAATTTTGCTCGTTATGTAGAAGATAAAAAATTTGGATTTTTCGATTCTAAATGTAAAAAAATAATTACAGCAAACTATGATTTTGTTTTTCCTTTCGAAAGTGGACTTTCCATTGTTTGCAATTCTTGCGAATCAAAATCAGATGGAGAACACAGCCGGATCGTTGGTGGAAAGTATGGAGCTATCAATACGAAAGGAGTAATCGTCATTCCAATTGAATGGGATTCTATCGACTCTTTTGATTTCAAAAAGAAAATCGCAAATGTAACAAACAACAAAACAAAAAGTAAAATCAAATTTAAATAA
- a CDS encoding RecQ family ATP-dependent DNA helicase, protein MNLDDTKMIFGISSFRGNQENIIQRILEGKNVLVLMPTGMGKSLCYQIPAVTLPGICIVISPLIALMNDQVAALQRKGVSAEFINSSLGKSERLDRYSKLKSGDYKILYVSPERFQKKDFLDALSGLTVSLLAIDEAHCISQWGHDFRPDYTKISWFREILGFPTTVALTATASKQVQEDIISNLGITKDKIQIFDDGLFRPNLKLSVIECFDTEAKYNSILDNLNHSKGATIIYFSLIQELEKFSHWLDTKRKRHLVYHGKLSPMQRSKVQSIFLKMEEGILLATNAFGMGIDKPNIRNVYHAQIPGSIESYYQEIGRAGRDGEASDCKLYYNQEDLTVQMEFIEWQNPDLVYLKKLFGTLLQKQNELSGLDYETLQSYMSFKNKGDHRIQTALSLLASKGLVSGELDKGTLQIESQWSDSFFSESELLEKKKNSQKKLYQTVLYTKAIDCRRKFIHDYFDSSFAGCGYCDLCLMNKVSN, encoded by the coding sequence TTGAATCTTGATGATACAAAAATGATTTTTGGTATTTCTTCGTTTCGTGGGAACCAAGAGAATATTATCCAACGCATTCTTGAAGGAAAGAATGTGTTGGTTCTAATGCCAACTGGGATGGGTAAATCCTTGTGTTACCAAATCCCAGCAGTCACTTTACCTGGAATCTGTATCGTAATTTCGCCTTTGATTGCATTGATGAATGATCAGGTTGCCGCATTACAAAGAAAAGGTGTCTCTGCCGAATTCATTAACTCTAGTTTGGGAAAGTCCGAACGACTGGATCGTTATTCTAAACTCAAATCAGGTGACTATAAAATTCTATATGTTTCACCGGAACGATTTCAAAAAAAAGATTTTTTAGACGCACTAAGTGGGCTTACTGTTTCTTTACTAGCAATAGATGAAGCACATTGTATTAGTCAATGGGGGCATGACTTCCGGCCTGATTACACTAAGATTTCTTGGTTTCGTGAAATTTTGGGTTTCCCAACAACTGTTGCGCTTACCGCCACTGCTTCTAAACAGGTTCAAGAAGATATTATTTCAAATTTGGGAATCACAAAAGATAAAATCCAGATTTTTGATGATGGATTGTTTCGACCTAATTTAAAATTATCAGTGATTGAGTGTTTTGATACCGAAGCGAAATACAATTCAATTTTAGATAATTTAAATCATTCAAAAGGTGCAACGATCATTTATTTTAGTTTGATCCAAGAGTTGGAGAAATTTAGCCATTGGTTGGATACAAAACGTAAAAGACACCTTGTTTATCATGGTAAATTATCTCCGATGCAAAGAAGTAAGGTGCAATCTATTTTTCTAAAAATGGAGGAGGGGATACTTCTTGCAACAAATGCATTTGGGATGGGAATAGATAAACCTAACATTCGCAATGTTTATCATGCTCAGATTCCTGGGAGTATCGAGTCTTATTATCAAGAAATTGGCCGTGCAGGTAGAGATGGAGAGGCTTCTGATTGTAAACTTTATTATAACCAAGAAGACCTAACTGTTCAAATGGAATTCATTGAATGGCAAAATCCAGATTTAGTTTATTTGAAGAAACTTTTTGGGACTTTGTTACAAAAACAAAATGAACTTTCAGGGTTAGATTACGAAACCCTACAATCCTATATGAGTTTTAAAAATAAAGGTGACCATAGAATCCAAACAGCATTAAGTTTACTTGCAAGTAAAGGATTAGTCTCGGGGGAATTGGACAAAGGAACATTGCAAATTGAATCTCAATGGTCTGATTCTTTTTTTTCAGAATCAGAATTGTTAGAAAAAAAGAAAAATTCTCAAAAAAAATTGTATCAAACTGTTTTGTATACAAAAGCAATTGATTGCAGAAGAAAGTTTATTCATGATTATTTTGATTCATCATTCGCAGGTTGTGGGTATTGCGATTTGTGTTTAATGAATAAAGTTTCGAATTAA
- a CDS encoding sensor histidine kinase produces the protein MNRIILIGLFFTFTCSPLTQNSETPVAIQGRIDLRNWDPQKTIPLSGEWAFYWKQLVHPNQPTSDIESKIEINKLNSQNIQSFQNIGERWKEKYDGTGYSSYRLKILFPEPTKEKVYALRFFQTGGAAMFVYVDGVLQLELGKVGTTKISMVPTRSSGLIILPQPNPETEILVHVSNFHHDDGAFWYPPTIGLYQNTNKQLINDAIRDSLLTGALIFMAFYHFVVFIFRRNKSLILYFGLYSFVIALHSISLNGDSLYFLFSDVPYRLAFSLSLIFYLAMPCYLLFLTKRFPDNFPKSITNFFVISCVALYLIVLITPSELGSQTTFYGLFFTFFGLFYSIVCIISAVYQKKEMAIPFLLIQVFLFLSGINDTLYLYGILNYGLILKYSYLSTVLLQSLVLASYFTKSFIKNETLGKELTSLNESLEKTVILRTNEYKEAKQIAEEANEWKDKFISLVAHDLRSPLSTVYSALTIVTDKDSTEEEKTHIYKQVFVILENAMSTVEHLLNLNRFRRNQGQFLLQLTDNRLIEITNSIKASVTYDLQKKSLQMDWDISETATVYADSSILKEILRNLITNAIKFSNPNGWIRVSSEELNDFTTITIEDGGQGISQEYQKEIFTNPKPSLGTLGEKGFGIGLKLCFELMRLHGGGIKVYSDGRTGSKFVLEFPNGTSNNKIS, from the coding sequence ATGAACAGGATAATTTTGATTGGGTTATTTTTTACTTTTACTTGTTCCCCACTAACTCAAAATTCCGAAACTCCTGTTGCCATACAAGGAAGAATTGACCTTCGGAATTGGGATCCCCAAAAAACGATTCCTCTTTCAGGAGAATGGGCTTTTTATTGGAAACAACTTGTTCATCCAAATCAACCCACTTCCGACATAGAATCAAAGATTGAAATCAATAAACTAAATTCGCAAAACATCCAAAGTTTCCAAAACATAGGAGAACGTTGGAAAGAAAAATACGATGGAACCGGTTACTCCTCTTACCGATTAAAGATTTTATTTCCTGAACCTACAAAAGAAAAGGTTTATGCGCTCCGGTTTTTCCAAACGGGTGGAGCAGCCATGTTTGTCTATGTTGATGGAGTGTTACAACTTGAACTTGGGAAAGTTGGGACTACTAAAATATCAATGGTTCCGACCAGAAGTTCGGGACTGATCATCCTTCCCCAACCAAATCCGGAAACGGAAATACTTGTTCATGTTTCCAATTTTCATCATGATGACGGAGCATTTTGGTATCCCCCAACAATTGGACTCTACCAAAATACCAACAAACAATTAATAAACGATGCTATCAGAGATTCCCTTTTGACAGGAGCTTTGATTTTTATGGCATTTTACCATTTTGTTGTATTTATATTTAGAAGAAACAAATCATTAATTCTCTATTTTGGTTTGTATAGTTTTGTCATTGCCTTACATTCAATTTCTCTAAATGGTGATTCTCTTTATTTTTTATTTTCTGATGTTCCTTACCGACTCGCCTTTTCACTTTCATTGATTTTTTATTTAGCAATGCCATGTTATCTGTTATTTTTAACGAAACGTTTCCCAGATAATTTTCCAAAGTCTATCACCAACTTCTTTGTGATAAGCTGTGTAGCTTTGTATCTAATTGTTTTAATTACCCCATCTGAATTAGGATCTCAAACCACATTTTACGGTTTATTTTTTACATTTTTTGGATTATTCTATTCCATTGTTTGTATCATCTCTGCAGTTTATCAAAAAAAAGAAATGGCGATTCCTTTTCTTCTTATCCAAGTGTTCTTATTTTTAAGTGGGATCAATGACACTCTATATCTTTACGGAATTTTAAACTATGGACTCATACTAAAATACTCTTACTTGTCGACTGTGCTACTGCAATCACTTGTATTAGCATCTTATTTCACAAAATCATTTATCAAAAACGAAACATTGGGAAAAGAACTTACCTCACTCAATGAATCTCTGGAAAAAACAGTCATCCTCCGCACAAATGAATACAAAGAAGCAAAACAAATTGCCGAAGAAGCAAATGAATGGAAAGACAAGTTCATATCTCTTGTGGCACATGATTTACGTTCACCGCTTAGCACCGTTTACTCTGCCCTAACCATTGTAACGGATAAAGATTCTACGGAAGAAGAAAAAACTCATATTTACAAACAAGTATTTGTTATTTTAGAAAATGCAATGTCCACTGTGGAACATTTATTAAACCTAAACCGGTTCCGAAGAAACCAAGGACAATTTCTTTTACAATTAACAGATAATCGTCTAATAGAAATTACAAATTCTATAAAAGCTTCAGTCACATATGATCTACAAAAAAAATCCTTACAAATGGATTGGGACATTTCTGAAACGGCTACGGTATACGCAGATTCTTCCATTTTGAAAGAAATCCTTCGTAATCTAATCACAAACGCAATTAAATTCAGTAATCCTAATGGTTGGATCCGAGTCAGTTCAGAAGAACTGAATGATTTTACTACAATCACAATTGAGGATGGCGGCCAAGGGATTTCACAAGAATATCAGAAAGAAATTTTTACTAACCCGAAGCCATCACTGGGAACCTTGGGTGAAAAAGGATTTGGAATTGGTCTTAAACTTTGTTTTGAACTTATGCGACTTCACGGTGGTGGTATCAAAGTGTACTCAGATGGAAGAACAGGAAGCAAATTTGTATTAGAATTTCCTAATGGAACTTCAAACAACAAAATCTCATAA
- a CDS encoding protein-glutamate methylesterase/protein-glutamine glutaminase: MIKLLIVDDQSVVRNVLSEMFSNDNAIQVIGTASNALEAKKLVPELRPDVISLDVDMPGMTGIEFLDWLMPNFPTPVIMLSTYTVTGANATIQALQRGAMDFVKKPDGSESDFLRMLDELTFKIKKLGLLSKPKQYVRPTVTTKLSGLKGKQTNIKLIAIGASTGGTQALDFILHQLPNDLPPIVVVQHMPEHFTTLFAQRLDQTSGLPVKEAAHGDILEMGHVYLAPGDQHLHIRRLAGRYYLELEMFDKVSGHRPSVDVMFNSISQGKMSNNCLAILLTGMGRDGAVGLKGIKDTGGRTIGQDEESSVVYGMPKEAFLLGAVEKQVSLSNIPNIILQILES; encoded by the coding sequence ATGATAAAACTTCTGATTGTTGACGATCAAAGCGTAGTACGAAATGTATTATCAGAAATGTTCTCCAATGACAATGCGATACAAGTTATTGGTACAGCTTCAAATGCATTAGAGGCAAAAAAACTAGTTCCAGAGCTTCGTCCCGATGTCATAAGTTTGGATGTTGATATGCCAGGGATGACTGGTATCGAATTTTTAGACTGGCTAATGCCAAATTTTCCTACTCCAGTGATTATGTTAAGCACATACACCGTCACGGGTGCCAATGCAACGATTCAGGCACTACAACGTGGAGCTATGGATTTTGTTAAAAAACCAGATGGAAGCGAATCTGATTTTTTAAGAATGTTAGATGAGTTAACATTTAAAATTAAAAAACTTGGACTACTTTCAAAACCAAAGCAATATGTTAGGCCAACTGTTACTACAAAACTGTCAGGACTCAAAGGAAAACAAACAAATATAAAATTGATAGCAATTGGTGCATCAACTGGCGGAACTCAGGCGCTAGATTTTATCTTACACCAATTACCAAATGACCTTCCACCAATTGTAGTGGTTCAACATATGCCAGAACATTTTACTACTTTGTTTGCACAGCGTTTGGATCAAACATCCGGACTCCCGGTCAAAGAAGCAGCACATGGAGATATCCTCGAAATGGGGCATGTTTATTTGGCACCAGGTGACCAACATTTACATATTCGTCGTTTGGCCGGTAGATATTATTTAGAATTAGAGATGTTTGATAAAGTCAGTGGACACCGCCCTTCTGTCGATGTAATGTTCAACTCCATTTCACAAGGAAAAATGAGTAACAATTGTTTGGCGATATTATTAACCGGAATGGGAAGAGATGGGGCAGTAGGTTTAAAAGGTATAAAAGATACAGGGGGGAGAACCATTGGCCAAGATGAAGAATCAAGTGTCGTATATGGAATGCCCAAGGAAGCTTTTTTATTAGGTGCTGTTGAAAAACAAGTTAGCCTTTCTAATATACCCAATATTATATTACAAATTTTAGAATCGTAA